TTTCCGATATAAGGCTGAAGATTCTCAGACAGGAGCCGGGTGGCGCTCAGGTGGGATTCATTGTCGATCGTCCCGAAGTAGATGAGAGAGTTAGGGTAGCCGGAGCAGACTTTCTGTACGACATGGCATGCGTCTGGAGCATAGTCTTTGAACCGCCGGTAATCTTCTATACCAGGTCAAACAAAAGACAGGGATTGTTTAAGGTCTATGACAAGCCAATTTTAGGAAGACTGAATATTTCTTCGGGAAAAGACTGGTTCTTGTTCCCCATTCACGTAGGCTCCAAACTTGTCTTCGTGGTGGTAAACAAAGAGTACCTGGCTCTGGCCGCCGGTCTCGGGAATCTATTCGAGCTCGCAAGTTTCGATATCGTCAGGCACAAGAAACCCGATGGCATATACGTTTTGGGATTAGACAACTCTCTCTTCGAAGAGAGAGGGGACTTCAACGGAGTTATTTACAGAGAAGACGACGGCACTTATGTCGGAGTAGTCGGAGACGATCCCGTGATCGACTATTTCGGGTATATGAAGAAGATGATACTCACGATTCACAATCTTCTTGTTATCGACGAAGGAAGGTTGCCGATTCACGGCGCCCTGGCGAATATAAAACTTAGGAATGGGAAGAAGGCCAACGTAATGCTGATCGGAGACAGCGGAGCCGGTAAGTCCGAAACCCTCGACGCTTTGAACAGGCTTTCTTCGGAAGTATCCGAGGTAAACATCTTGATCGATGACATGGGATCTCTGGACATAACTTCATCCGGTTCTGTGGTCGCTTACGGTACTGAGACGGGAGCCTTTGTGCGTCTCGATGATCTTCAGCCTGGGTACGCATATTCAACGATGGATCGAAGCATATTCATGAACCCTAACGAGATAAACGCCAGGGTGATTGTCCCCTATTCCAACTATACGGAGATCATTAAGCCGACAAAGATTGATTATTTCCTCTATGCAAACAATTTCGACGAGAACACCGAGGACGACCTTCGCATTTTCAGCGACCCTTCCGAAGCGGCGGAGGTCTTTTCGAGCGGCGCCAGGATGGCCAAAGGGACTACATCCGAGAAGGGTCTGACTTACAGTTACTTCGCGAATCCTTTTGGAGCAATTCAAAGGCGGGATAAACACGAGGTAATAGCCGATCGCTATCTAAAGGCCATGATGGAAGCGGGGGTAACGGTTGGAGAGGTCAAGACGAGGTTAGGAATACCGGGATTCGAGATGGACGGGCCTCTGCGGGCCGCTAAGGCTATGTTGAAGGCTATAGACGAGCAGGATTGAGATAGAGCTGACGCCTGCTACAGCTGGTAGAATCTATAGTATTGGCAAGGACAGACGTATCGATTGGGTGGTGAAAGCTGTGTCGAAAAATGTAATTGAAGTGATGAATCTCCGGAAATATTATGGGGACACGAAGGCAGTTGACGGAATAGAATTCGATCTCATTGAGGGAGAAGTACTGGCCATTTTAGGTCCCAACGGCGCCGGCAAGACCACAACCGTTGAGATGCTTGAGGGGCTGAGAAAACCCGACGAAGGCACTATTGAGTATTTCGAAGAGAGACTCCCTCCTTCCAGCGAAAGGGTGAAGGAGGAGATCGGCGTTCAGCTCCAGTCGTCGAGTTTTTTCGAGTATCTCTCTGTCAAGGAAACTCTTGACCTCTTCAGAGGTCTATACAGGAAGAGTATTCCATCAAGAGATCTGATCAAAGAGGTATCTCTCGAAGATAAAGAGAAAACCTACACCAAGAATCTTTCGGGAGGACAGCTCCAGAGGTTGGCAGTTGCAGTGGCTCTAGTAAATGATCCGAAAGTAGTGTTTCTTGATGAGCCCACCACCGGACTGGATCCTCAGGCCAGAAGAATGCTGTGGGAGACCATATTGGCCCTGAATAAGAAGGAAAAGACAATAATTCTTACGACTCACTATATGGAAGAGGCAGAGAGATTGGCCGACAGAATAATCATAATGGATTACGGAAAGATTATCGCTAGAGGGACTTTGGATGAGCTCATTGACTCTATCGACGCGGAGAATATTGTCACTTTCGGTGTTCAGGGAGAGGATCCCGTACCAGGGGAATTTCTGGATATGGAAGCTCTTCAACATGTTGAGAATCGCGAGTATTCGGTGACAACGAGGGATGTGGAGAGAATTCTGGGCAGGCTTTTCGAGAGATCGAAGAAATTTGGCCTGCTCCTGGACGACGTTACGATTCGAAAGCCCAATCTGGAGGACGTCTTTATCACCCTTACCGGCAGAAAACTGAGGGACTGAGGTGATTCCATGAGCAGATTGTGGAATTTCACGTCAGGGCTTTTCAAGAGCGAAATCAGAGAGTTCCAGGTGATGTTCTGGAGTTTCATATTTCCGTTGATTCTCTACTTCATTCTGACGTCGGTTTTTGGGTCCTTTTACGGGAGCGGCACACAGGGAGTGAGTTTCAGAGTGGGGATTGTGAGGGAGGAGAATCTTGCGGGATTTGGAAAGATTATCGACGAAGTAATTGAAGGGATCTCCTCGGAGAGCGGTCCGTTTGTCAAGAAGGAGTACGGGTCAATCGATGAAGCTCTAGTTGATCTTAGGGAGGGAAGGCAGGATATCGTGCTCGTTATTCCCGCCGGGACCAACGCCAAGATGACAAGCGCGCTGGCGCTCAAGATGGGCGAGGTGCCGCTTCGAGTTCACTATATCAGCGGCAAGGAATCGTCCACAATCGCTTCGAGCATTATCGAGGAAGTGATAAACGAAGTGAATCTCGAGATCGAACGGCGGGGCAAAGGGGATTTCATGAACATTGTCACGGAGACGAAAGTTATCTCGGCAATCGAAGAGAAGGCCTTTGATTACAAAGAGTACATCTTTCCGGGAGTCGCTTTGATGATGATTCTCTCGGTGGCTCTATTCAACAGCCCTATAGGTCTCATTCAGTACAGAGTCTCCGGGGTGAATAAGAAACTCTACACAACTCCCTTGAGATCTCTTGAATACTTCGCGGGCCACTTCTTCAAACTGATAATAACTATGCTGATCTCATTGGTGCTTCTATATCTTGTAGCCGCTTTCGTCTACAGGGTTGGCGGTTCAATCTTCGATATCAGGTTCATCCTGACCCTGCTCTACTCAATGATTGTTGCGGTATCTTTTGGCCTGATGCTAGCTTCCTTTTCGAAGAAGCTATCAACGGTTACCGTGCTGGGGCAGACTCTGTACCAGATAATGATGTTTCTCGGGGGCCTTTATTTCCCCGTATTTGATCTCCCGTGGGGGATCCGTTGGTTGGTCTACGCATTACCGACCACCTATCTTGTTGAGCTCAGCAGAAGGGTAATGGGCTACCAGTTCGCACCGCTTTCGGTGGGCTGGCTGATAGCGGTACCCCTGATCTGGACTACATTCTCACTGGTCGTTTTTGCCGTGAATTTCAAGAAGGTGATGGGCTATGAGTAGAAACAAGTTAGAAGCTGTCTTCATCGCCTTTGCAAAAGAGGCGTTCAGAAACAAGCTCGAAGTCTTTTTCACTTTATTCTTTCCGATGATATTTCTGCTGCTGTTCGGTTTCTTTTTCGGTGGCTCCAGTGATTATCAGAAGCCATCTCTAGGTCTATATCAGACCGGCGCTTACGATATTTCTCCGATTATTGAGGAGACGGGGGCCTGGAGTCTTAGTTTCTTCGACGACGATAATAGTCTTGAAGAAGCGATAAAGGCTGGGGATGT
This window of the Mesotoga infera genome carries:
- a CDS encoding ATPase; protein product: MRSILINGEVAYNASSQILNSVTFKEILAELIRDSEEKKNSLLSLFEPFLKNTDTVDISRKYDIEGIIELLLALTIDPIEKIDGSPYYSFPKMSNKKELLVRFVESLFSLWRNKHRFIVKRDEYTPNRFDRIFKQMVLVRTNTDLKGLVLSLYRQILINVSDIRLKILRQEPGGAQVGFIVDRPEVDERVRVAGADFLYDMACVWSIVFEPPVIFYTRSNKRQGLFKVYDKPILGRLNISSGKDWFLFPIHVGSKLVFVVVNKEYLALAAGLGNLFELASFDIVRHKKPDGIYVLGLDNSLFEERGDFNGVIYREDDGTYVGVVGDDPVIDYFGYMKKMILTIHNLLVIDEGRLPIHGALANIKLRNGKKANVMLIGDSGAGKSETLDALNRLSSEVSEVNILIDDMGSLDITSSGSVVAYGTETGAFVRLDDLQPGYAYSTMDRSIFMNPNEINARVIVPYSNYTEIIKPTKIDYFLYANNFDENTEDDLRIFSDPSEAAEVFSSGARMAKGTTSEKGLTYSYFANPFGAIQRRDKHEVIADRYLKAMMEAGVTVGEVKTRLGIPGFEMDGPLRAAKAMLKAIDEQD
- a CDS encoding ABC transporter ATP-binding protein, with translation MSKNVIEVMNLRKYYGDTKAVDGIEFDLIEGEVLAILGPNGAGKTTTVEMLEGLRKPDEGTIEYFEERLPPSSERVKEEIGVQLQSSSFFEYLSVKETLDLFRGLYRKSIPSRDLIKEVSLEDKEKTYTKNLSGGQLQRLAVAVALVNDPKVVFLDEPTTGLDPQARRMLWETILALNKKEKTIILTTHYMEEAERLADRIIIMDYGKIIARGTLDELIDSIDAENIVTFGVQGEDPVPGEFLDMEALQHVENREYSVTTRDVERILGRLFERSKKFGLLLDDVTIRKPNLEDVFITLTGRKLRD
- a CDS encoding ABC transporter permease, which translates into the protein MSRLWNFTSGLFKSEIREFQVMFWSFIFPLILYFILTSVFGSFYGSGTQGVSFRVGIVREENLAGFGKIIDEVIEGISSESGPFVKKEYGSIDEALVDLREGRQDIVLVIPAGTNAKMTSALALKMGEVPLRVHYISGKESSTIASSIIEEVINEVNLEIERRGKGDFMNIVTETKVISAIEEKAFDYKEYIFPGVALMMILSVALFNSPIGLIQYRVSGVNKKLYTTPLRSLEYFAGHFFKLIITMLISLVLLYLVAAFVYRVGGSIFDIRFILTLLYSMIVAVSFGLMLASFSKKLSTVTVLGQTLYQIMMFLGGLYFPVFDLPWGIRWLVYALPTTYLVELSRRVMGYQFAPLSVGWLIAVPLIWTTFSLVVFAVNFKKVMGYE